The following proteins are encoded in a genomic region of Paenibacillus sp. FSL R7-0273:
- a CDS encoding S8 family serine peptidase — translation MEWASIRNFLGIPAHLTGKGVAIAVVDGYFPPHPDITANDRRHTYFVNAVSADTKPLLFQTGKAPWKSCHGLMTSAAAAGSGSLSSGFFSGAAPEADLFLIETGPLPTVEETEKKFVMALRWLSNNWRKYNIRGVVLTIAYTIDTGLLPWQADPIKVHCEQLAKEGLLIVVASGNTKELTCSGPASSPSVLSVGGVIVPHCTDEISSYHGCHGITFEGKRIPEILAPAENIVLPTPFQSAEEYENHYTVQFDNLPDGYSRTEGTSYAAPVILGCAACIWQANPEWTASQVETAMIQTAKYKAEWFEAGAGLVDLQAASKYPGKSFTTADKFQRFDQSASVQSDIKIVSSILSSYGEAISAESIDQLKALIMHAQSPKVRAAALCRLAAASDLTYTEIRFSLNDQSSYVKMAALFCLRNREDMWEGVTSRVIDLFNDEDLNIQYCAIKLASTIKHPSFIKPLIYGMLNDARKLKVSTFGARCEALQRLTGIAYEPVPEFREGQCFYSELSTKSRIDIALKWQQYLAKGNVKSI, via the coding sequence ATGGAATGGGCATCAATTAGAAATTTTCTGGGTATTCCAGCGCATCTCACAGGAAAAGGCGTCGCTATTGCGGTGGTTGATGGATACTTTCCGCCTCATCCGGATATAACGGCTAATGATCGAAGACATACATATTTTGTGAATGCTGTATCGGCCGATACTAAACCATTATTATTTCAAACGGGCAAAGCGCCGTGGAAAAGCTGCCATGGGCTAATGACGTCAGCAGCCGCTGCGGGTTCGGGATCACTATCCTCGGGATTTTTCTCCGGCGCAGCACCCGAGGCTGATTTATTCTTAATTGAGACCGGGCCATTGCCTACAGTGGAGGAGACAGAAAAGAAATTTGTCATGGCTTTGCGCTGGCTGTCAAATAATTGGCGGAAATATAATATTCGCGGGGTCGTCCTAACGATTGCCTATACGATAGATACAGGGCTCTTGCCTTGGCAGGCAGATCCGATAAAAGTTCATTGTGAGCAGCTGGCTAAGGAGGGGCTGCTCATTGTTGTCGCTTCAGGTAATACGAAGGAGCTGACATGCAGCGGACCAGCATCTTCACCCTCTGTTTTATCCGTTGGTGGAGTGATTGTTCCTCATTGTACAGATGAGATTAGTTCTTATCACGGCTGCCATGGGATCACATTCGAAGGAAAAAGAATCCCTGAGATTCTGGCTCCAGCTGAAAACATTGTACTTCCCACTCCTTTTCAATCCGCTGAAGAGTATGAGAATCACTACACTGTTCAATTCGATAATCTTCCTGACGGCTATTCCAGAACAGAGGGAACCTCTTATGCCGCACCGGTTATCCTTGGCTGTGCAGCATGTATCTGGCAAGCAAATCCGGAGTGGACAGCAAGCCAGGTGGAGACAGCAATGATCCAGACGGCGAAATATAAAGCGGAGTGGTTTGAAGCAGGAGCCGGGCTGGTGGACTTACAGGCGGCGTCTAAATATCCAGGCAAATCTTTTACAACGGCTGATAAATTCCAGAGATTTGATCAGTCAGCCTCAGTTCAGAGTGATATTAAGATAGTTTCAAGTATTCTTTCCTCATACGGTGAAGCAATTTCTGCAGAGTCAATAGACCAATTGAAGGCTCTCATTATGCATGCACAGTCTCCTAAAGTTCGTGCTGCTGCTCTATGTAGATTAGCTGCTGCATCGGATCTTACATATACGGAAATACGTTTTTCTCTTAATGATCAGAGCAGTTATGTTAAGATGGCCGCATTGTTTTGCCTGCGCAATAGAGAGGATATGTGGGAGGGTGTGACCAGTCGCGTAATCGATCTTTTTAATGATGAAGATCTCAATATTCAGTATTGTGCAATTAAGCTGGCTTCAACAATAAAGCATCCGTCCTTCATAAAACCGCTAATTTATGGCATGCTCAATGATGCCCGGAAGCTGAAGGTATCCACTTTTGGTGCCAGATGTGAGGCCCTTCAGCGTTTAACCGGCATCGCCTATGAACCCGTACCGGAATTTCGTGAAGGCCAATGCTTTTATTCAGAGCTAAGCACCAAATCTCGGATAGATATTGCATTAAAATGGCAACAGTACCTTGCAAAAGGAAACGTGAAATCTATTTAA
- a CDS encoding VOC family protein — MHLGSVYLIVRDFNKSISFYEKLLEMPVSSQNMERFAQFEFDGKNISIMNGYFDARNPNLTVRKGKYIEEFDNLVAIVEAENTHKFVLNLWTENLEQERDRIKQLNLSEQLTSIKYINNVSPYYYFQLTDPDGNVIEITGPYSPRRGEFDK, encoded by the coding sequence ATGCATTTAGGTTCTGTTTATTTAATAGTAAGGGATTTTAACAAGTCCATTAGCTTCTATGAGAAATTATTAGAAATGCCGGTAAGTTCTCAAAATATGGAGCGATTTGCTCAGTTTGAGTTTGACGGGAAGAATATATCTATTATGAATGGTTATTTTGATGCAAGAAATCCAAATTTAACGGTTAGAAAAGGGAAGTATATAGAGGAGTTTGATAATTTAGTTGCAATAGTTGAAGCTGAGAATACACATAAGTTTGTACTGAATCTCTGGACAGAAAATTTGGAACAAGAAAGAGACCGGATAAAACAGTTGAATCTTAGTGAGCAATTGACCAGTATCAAGTATATTAATAACGTTAGTCCGTATTATTACTTTCAACTGACAGACCCTGATGGAAATGTTATTGAAATCACGGGTCCTTATTCACCCCGCAGAGGAGAATTTGATAAATAA
- a CDS encoding carbohydrate ABC transporter permease, with amino-acid sequence MTLQTKRRIAEISMFIVTLLLAIIFFFPIFFNLMSAFKSNAEIMRDAIAFPKGLYLDSFKYLLTETEFPRAILNSLILTLVSIVAQVLIIPMAGYAIERRNTRWTRFMFLYFLAGMMIPFQAYMIPLFKELRMFGLYGSLAGPILVYVAGAVGFGCLLYTSFVKGIPQEIEEAAEIDGCSRYGIFWRIVFPLMGPVTASMVVLNGLGIWNDFLMPMLVLPSGEPKTMVVEIYRYIGEFSSRWDMIFAGTAMSVVPVLIVFVALQKYFVKGIAAGATKG; translated from the coding sequence ATGACACTGCAAACGAAAAGAAGAATCGCTGAAATCTCCATGTTCATCGTTACCTTGCTGCTGGCTATTATTTTCTTTTTCCCGATCTTCTTCAATCTGATGTCAGCCTTCAAAAGCAATGCCGAGATTATGCGGGATGCTATCGCCTTCCCTAAGGGTCTCTATCTGGACAGCTTTAAGTATCTGCTGACCGAGACGGAATTCCCGCGTGCCATTCTGAACAGCCTGATCCTGACGCTGGTGTCCATTGTAGCCCAGGTGCTGATCATTCCGATGGCCGGCTACGCGATTGAACGGCGGAACACCCGCTGGACACGGTTCATGTTCCTGTACTTCCTGGCCGGGATGATGATTCCGTTCCAGGCTTACATGATCCCGCTGTTCAAGGAGCTGAGAATGTTCGGCTTATACGGCAGTCTGGCCGGTCCGATCCTCGTGTATGTCGCCGGTGCCGTCGGCTTCGGCTGTCTGCTCTATACCAGCTTCGTCAAAGGCATTCCGCAGGAAATTGAAGAGGCGGCGGAAATTGACGGCTGCTCACGCTACGGAATCTTCTGGCGGATTGTATTCCCGCTGATGGGTCCGGTTACGGCCAGTATGGTCGTGCTGAACGGGCTCGGGATCTGGAACGACTTCCTGATGCCGATGCTGGTGCTGCCTTCGGGCGAGCCGAAGACGATGGTGGTCGAAATCTACCGGTATATCGGTGAGTTCTCCTCGCGCTGGGATATGATTTTTGCCGGAACCGCTATGTCGGTTGTACCGGTGCTTATCGTGTTTGTTGCCCTGCAGAAATACTTCGTTAAGGGCATTGCTGCCGGGGCTACCAAAGGGTAA
- a CDS encoding ABC transporter substrate-binding protein gives MLKKSVTALSATLLAATALLSGCGSNNNASDASNNGNAASSSNAPAATTEAKKEVQFSIGYASGDPATKAAIAEAVKAFMEANPNVKIKDISETSSAAYLDWLKTKDAVGEFPDLVEIRDTQVFADAGKIVELPSDLLELFDNPPQVDGKVWNAPMSVNVPQGIIYSKKAYADAGITELPKTYDEFLAIQEKLKTSGITPLVVGGKDIFHMGFWVNKFLIDDVYSKDPDWNSKRTAKTVSFTDANVVQAITDFKDLFTNYVDKGWLSTGDNQTASILVAGKAAQLFSGTWMFTQIQEADPSFEFGFYAIPDREGKVNVIGLPSPAGWSLSAEAAKDADKTEAIKDFIRFFFAPEQYAKYLSSINAIPSTKEKVTYETGEQMQVALDLIADDNVTKSLAINNWWGDNLIPPQFRNWFYKLLQDLVVKDENVSDYMKQADTEYDAQVKANQQ, from the coding sequence ATGTTGAAAAAATCAGTAACCGCGTTGTCCGCAACGCTGCTGGCAGCAACAGCGCTTCTGTCGGGCTGCGGCAGCAATAATAATGCTTCGGATGCTTCTAACAACGGGAATGCAGCTTCTTCATCCAATGCACCGGCGGCAACGACTGAAGCGAAAAAGGAAGTGCAGTTCTCCATCGGCTATGCATCCGGTGACCCGGCGACCAAAGCGGCGATTGCAGAGGCCGTCAAAGCATTCATGGAAGCCAATCCAAATGTCAAAATCAAGGATATCAGCGAAACCTCCTCTGCAGCCTATCTGGACTGGCTCAAGACGAAGGATGCGGTCGGCGAATTCCCTGATCTTGTAGAAATCCGTGACACCCAGGTATTTGCGGATGCCGGCAAAATCGTCGAGCTGCCGTCAGACTTGCTGGAGCTGTTCGACAATCCGCCGCAGGTAGACGGCAAGGTATGGAACGCACCGATGTCGGTCAACGTGCCGCAGGGCATTATCTACAGTAAAAAAGCGTATGCGGATGCCGGAATCACCGAGCTCCCAAAAACCTATGACGAGTTTCTTGCGATCCAGGAAAAGCTGAAGACCAGCGGGATTACTCCGCTCGTGGTCGGCGGCAAGGATATTTTCCACATGGGCTTCTGGGTGAACAAGTTCCTGATCGATGATGTGTATTCGAAGGACCCGGACTGGAACTCCAAGAGGACGGCCAAGACCGTAAGCTTCACCGATGCCAACGTTGTACAGGCCATTACTGACTTCAAAGACCTGTTCACTAACTATGTGGATAAAGGCTGGCTCAGCACCGGGGACAACCAGACGGCGTCCATTCTCGTAGCGGGTAAAGCAGCCCAGCTCTTCTCCGGCACCTGGATGTTCACACAGATTCAGGAGGCGGATCCAAGCTTCGAATTCGGCTTCTATGCGATTCCTGACCGTGAGGGCAAAGTGAACGTAATCGGTCTGCCGTCACCGGCCGGCTGGTCGCTTTCTGCCGAAGCAGCCAAGGATGCGGACAAAACAGAGGCGATCAAGGATTTTATCCGCTTCTTCTTTGCCCCTGAGCAATACGCCAAGTACCTGTCGAGCATCAATGCTATTCCTTCCACCAAAGAGAAGGTTACCTATGAAACCGGGGAGCAGATGCAGGTAGCGCTTGACCTGATTGCAGATGACAATGTTACCAAATCACTGGCGATCAACAACTGGTGGGGCGATAATCTCATTCCTCCGCAGTTCCGCAACTGGTTCTACAAGCTGCTGCAGGATCTGGTCGTGAAGGATGAGAACGTCAGCGATTACATGAAGCAGGCGGATACCGAATATGACGCACAGGTAAAAGCAAACCAGCAATAA
- a CDS encoding chromate transporter, whose amino-acid sequence MKVNKPAVNEQGLLKSLLEILIVSGKLGFTSFGGPIAHLGYFHEEYIRKRKWMDEKSYADLVALCQFLPGPASSQVGIGMGIMRAGVLGGIISFLGFTLPSVFVLMLLALMLQGLDIGNAGWIHGLKIVAAAVVAHAVIGMAQKLTPDLKRKAIALLAMAITLLWQTVYTQVGMIMISALVGFLIYSKEAADSDSRVRFPVKRSLGAVCLAVFFGLLLLLPVLREATQVRWIAMFDSFYRSGALVFGGGHVVLPLLEREFVSAGWVSEEAFLAGYGATQAVPGPLFTFASYLGAVMNGWGGGLLATAAIFLPAFLLVLGTLPFWDSVRRNPKAKGALMGVNAAVVGILISAFYQPIWTSSILAPADFAFAAVLFSMLVYWKLPPWIVVLTGALGGTVMAWL is encoded by the coding sequence ATGAAGGTGAACAAGCCGGCAGTGAATGAACAAGGTTTATTGAAATCCTTACTCGAAATTTTAATAGTATCCGGGAAGCTGGGGTTTACCTCCTTTGGCGGCCCAATTGCCCACCTGGGTTATTTTCATGAAGAATATATCCGCAAAAGAAAATGGATGGACGAAAAAAGCTATGCTGACTTAGTAGCCTTGTGCCAATTTTTGCCGGGTCCGGCCAGCAGCCAGGTGGGCATTGGAATGGGGATTATGCGGGCTGGTGTGCTTGGAGGAATAATCTCCTTTCTCGGCTTTACGCTGCCTTCTGTCTTTGTCTTAATGCTGTTAGCCTTGATGCTTCAGGGTTTGGATATAGGGAACGCAGGCTGGATTCACGGCTTGAAAATAGTAGCTGCCGCCGTTGTAGCCCACGCGGTGATCGGCATGGCCCAGAAGCTGACTCCCGATCTAAAAAGAAAAGCGATAGCGTTATTGGCAATGGCGATTACCTTATTATGGCAAACGGTGTATACTCAGGTTGGAATGATTATGATATCTGCACTGGTGGGATTTCTGATCTACAGCAAAGAAGCGGCTGATTCAGACAGCAGGGTCCGTTTTCCGGTTAAGCGCAGCTTGGGAGCAGTATGCTTGGCAGTATTCTTCGGGCTGCTCCTTCTTCTTCCGGTCTTAAGAGAAGCGACGCAGGTCCGCTGGATTGCCATGTTTGACAGCTTCTACCGCTCAGGCGCTCTGGTGTTTGGCGGAGGGCATGTTGTCCTGCCGTTGCTGGAACGGGAATTTGTGTCGGCCGGCTGGGTGAGCGAAGAGGCCTTTCTCGCAGGATACGGGGCAACACAAGCTGTTCCGGGACCGTTGTTTACCTTTGCCTCCTATCTGGGTGCTGTAATGAATGGATGGGGCGGGGGGCTGCTTGCGACAGCGGCTATTTTCCTGCCGGCCTTTTTGTTAGTATTGGGAACCCTGCCTTTTTGGGATAGTGTGCGCCGGAATCCAAAAGCCAAGGGTGCCTTAATGGGCGTGAACGCAGCCGTAGTAGGCATATTAATCTCTGCCTTTTACCAGCCGATTTGGACAAGCTCCATTCTGGCGCCTGCTGATTTTGCTTTTGCCGCGGTATTGTTCAGTATGCTGGTCTATTGGAAGCTGCCGCCTTGGATCGTTGTGTTAACGGGGGCGTTGGGAGGGACTGTTATGGCTTGGCTGTAG
- a CDS encoding GNAT family N-acetyltransferase, giving the protein MLKGDNIFLRPLILPDAEELLLLQNKNRSFFSNYSTTRSANYWSLEAQQALIEKREQNKQKDIEYYFGIYDNNAHKLIGTISLFQVVRGDIQSAFIGYFLDQEQNGKGFATESVKLIVNYAFNTLHLHRIEAGVKPHNIGSMRVLEKAGFHKEGISVKNVKINGIWEDHQMLAIINPND; this is encoded by the coding sequence ATGCTTAAAGGTGATAATATTTTTCTTAGACCACTTATTCTCCCAGATGCTGAGGAACTACTACTTTTGCAAAATAAAAACCGCTCTTTTTTTTCAAATTATTCCACTACCCGTTCTGCTAACTACTGGTCTTTAGAAGCACAGCAGGCATTAATAGAAAAAAGGGAGCAAAATAAACAAAAAGATATTGAATACTATTTTGGCATCTATGACAATAACGCTCATAAGCTCATTGGCACCATCAGTTTATTCCAGGTTGTGCGCGGAGATATTCAAAGCGCTTTCATCGGATACTTCTTAGATCAAGAACAAAACGGCAAGGGTTTTGCCACAGAATCCGTTAAGTTAATTGTTAATTATGCTTTTAATACTCTCCACTTGCATAGAATTGAAGCCGGAGTAAAGCCGCACAACATTGGTTCTATGAGAGTTCTAGAAAAAGCTGGTTTTCACAAGGAAGGAATATCCGTAAAAAATGTTAAAATCAATGGGATTTGGGAAGATCATCAGATGTTAGCTATTATTAATCCTAATGATTAA
- a CDS encoding ABC transporter substrate-binding protein, with product MYKNSGIQTAAGMLVIAALLAACGSSRSQDKAGGEVPELQPVSFSIAYAAGDMATTQALKAVIAAYMQAHPNVKIKDISEISSSAYLDWLKIKDAVGEFPDLLEMRDTEAFAAAGKIAPLPPELVELLDQPVEVFGRVWNAPLYETPPQGIIYSKKAYAAAGITRLPATYDEFLAAQEKLKASGITPLVAGGKDLFHLGFWINKFWIDNVYAEDPDWNARKTAGAASFTDAGVLQAVSDFKTLFTRYVDPGWQNIGDNQTVSYLVTGKAAQLYSGPWMFSPIEAADPAFEFGFYAVPDRKGQVNVTGLPSLAGWSFSAEAVRDPVKCAAITDFLQFFFEPAQYSRFLSAINGIPATKAKAAYPAGEAMNEVLRILKAPQTVKSRMMNNWWGANTLPQQFRNWYYKLLEELVVKDGDVLSAMQEADREYDRQALEEGIGK from the coding sequence ATGTACAAGAATAGCGGAATTCAAACAGCAGCCGGTATGCTCGTTATTGCGGCTCTCCTTGCAGCCTGCGGCAGCAGCCGTTCACAGGACAAGGCCGGCGGTGAGGTGCCGGAGCTGCAGCCGGTTAGTTTTTCCATTGCCTATGCAGCCGGTGATATGGCGACTACCCAGGCGCTGAAGGCGGTCATTGCCGCTTATATGCAGGCACATCCCAATGTGAAGATTAAAGATATCAGTGAAATTTCCTCCAGTGCCTATCTTGACTGGCTGAAAATAAAGGATGCGGTCGGTGAGTTTCCCGATCTGCTGGAGATGCGTGATACCGAAGCCTTTGCCGCTGCAGGTAAAATCGCCCCGCTCCCGCCTGAGCTGGTAGAGCTGCTGGACCAGCCGGTGGAGGTATTCGGCCGGGTGTGGAACGCTCCGCTGTATGAAACCCCGCCGCAAGGCATCATTTACAGTAAAAAGGCTTATGCGGCTGCCGGAATTACCAGGCTTCCCGCAACCTATGATGAATTTCTGGCGGCACAGGAGAAGCTTAAGGCCTCCGGCATTACGCCGCTGGTGGCCGGCGGGAAGGATCTTTTCCATCTGGGCTTCTGGATCAACAAGTTCTGGATTGATAATGTCTATGCCGAGGACCCGGACTGGAATGCCCGTAAAACAGCCGGGGCAGCCAGCTTTACCGATGCCGGGGTGCTTCAGGCGGTGAGTGATTTCAAAACGCTGTTCACCCGTTATGTGGACCCGGGCTGGCAGAACATCGGCGACAACCAGACGGTCTCGTACCTCGTTACCGGCAAGGCGGCACAGCTCTATTCGGGGCCGTGGATGTTCTCGCCGATTGAGGCCGCTGATCCGGCCTTTGAATTCGGCTTCTATGCGGTGCCGGACCGTAAAGGACAGGTGAATGTGACCGGACTCCCTTCGCTCGCGGGCTGGTCCTTCTCGGCGGAAGCCGTCCGTGATCCGGTGAAGTGTGCGGCGATTACTGATTTCTTGCAGTTCTTTTTCGAGCCCGCCCAGTACAGCCGGTTTCTGTCAGCCATTAACGGCATTCCGGCGACCAAAGCCAAGGCGGCTTACCCGGCAGGCGAGGCAATGAATGAAGTGCTGCGCATCCTCAAGGCTCCGCAGACGGTGAAGTCCAGGATGATGAACAACTGGTGGGGGGCCAATACCCTTCCCCAGCAATTCCGCAACTGGTATTATAAGCTGCTGGAGGAGCTGGTTGTTAAGGATGGCGATGTGCTCAGCGCGATGCAGGAGGCGGACCGGGAATATGACCGGCAGGCGCTGGAAGAAGGCATAGGGAAATAG
- a CDS encoding DUF4180 domain-containing protein, translating to MSINYAILGLLSSQSLTGYDMKKIIQDSSFMYWSGNNNQIYKALVELLKDGYVTSEVQHQESSPSKKMYTITPEGRAELKYWVQSAPEQPESRKTFLIQLAWSDQLETAEILAMLDAYEQEIMSLIHLEQGRADKGQYAPDRSPREAMIWRLIEANQLSAYTSELKWIGEVRQAITRETEVKSMNIEVITREGQRYLELRSADSRLGTEQDILDLIGACMGHDVYNVLLHEAALPEEFYNLRTGLAGTALQKFMNYHVRCAAVITGTQADKGRFKELLTELNKGTAFRAFSNEEEAVAWLLQTV from the coding sequence ATGTCGATTAATTATGCCATTCTGGGACTGCTAAGCAGCCAGTCCCTGACCGGATATGATATGAAGAAGATCATTCAGGATTCTTCGTTCATGTACTGGTCAGGCAACAACAATCAGATTTATAAAGCGCTGGTGGAGCTTTTGAAGGATGGATATGTCACCAGCGAAGTACAGCATCAGGAAAGCTCGCCCTCCAAGAAAATGTACACGATAACTCCGGAAGGACGCGCGGAGCTGAAGTACTGGGTACAGTCGGCCCCTGAGCAGCCGGAATCCAGAAAAACCTTTCTCATTCAGCTTGCCTGGAGCGATCAGTTGGAAACTGCTGAAATTCTAGCCATGCTGGATGCTTATGAGCAGGAGATCATGAGTCTGATCCATCTCGAACAGGGCCGCGCGGATAAGGGACAGTATGCCCCGGACCGCAGTCCGCGTGAAGCAATGATCTGGAGACTGATCGAGGCGAACCAGCTGTCGGCGTATACCAGTGAACTGAAATGGATCGGAGAGGTGCGCCAGGCCATTACCAGGGAAACGGAAGTGAAGAGTATGAACATTGAAGTCATAACCAGAGAAGGACAACGGTACCTAGAATTACGGTCTGCAGACAGCAGACTGGGTACAGAACAGGATATTCTGGATCTGATCGGCGCCTGCATGGGCCATGATGTCTACAACGTTCTGCTGCATGAAGCGGCCCTGCCGGAGGAATTTTACAATCTGCGTACAGGTCTAGCGGGAACAGCGCTGCAGAAATTCATGAATTACCATGTGAGATGCGCGGCGGTCATTACCGGCACTCAAGCGGATAAAGGCAGATTCAAGGAGCTTCTCACGGAGCTGAATAAGGGTACTGCCTTCCGGGCGTTTAGTAATGAGGAGGAAGCAGTGGCGTGGCTGCTGCAGACGGTTTAG
- a CDS encoding carbohydrate ABC transporter permease, translating to MATAIQQADKPLTGLKPKKKKRFQSYALMFILPSFLIYTLFVIVPTAGSIYLSFTSWDGISDDMRYIGFANFVEIWHSPRVHNALKNTLVMTISLVILENIAAIAMAILVDKVRWFRNLFRSIFYFPTLLSGIVMGFVWAMILNYNFGVFNQILDAIGLGSWVVDWLGNPKYAMLSIILSTVWKGAGYYMIIYLAGLQGIPPELNEAASIDGANGFQQFRHITFPLLAGSMTVCMVLAMISALKIFDQIAVMTDGGPGFETETLTYIIYKVGFGELRQGFGTALAMVLFLIIMLITVIQVKFLRKREVQM from the coding sequence ATGGCTACAGCAATTCAGCAAGCAGACAAGCCGCTAACGGGGCTAAAGCCCAAGAAAAAGAAGCGGTTCCAGTCGTATGCGCTAATGTTTATTTTACCTTCATTTCTGATCTATACGCTGTTTGTCATCGTGCCGACGGCAGGCAGCATTTATCTCAGCTTCACCTCATGGGACGGAATCAGTGACGATATGCGGTATATCGGATTTGCCAATTTCGTGGAAATCTGGCACAGCCCCCGTGTGCACAACGCGCTTAAGAATACGCTGGTGATGACCATCAGCCTCGTCATTCTGGAAAATATCGCAGCGATTGCCATGGCCATTCTTGTCGATAAGGTCCGGTGGTTCCGCAACCTGTTCAGAAGCATCTTTTATTTCCCGACGCTGCTCAGCGGAATTGTAATGGGCTTTGTCTGGGCGATGATCCTGAATTATAACTTCGGCGTATTCAATCAGATTCTGGACGCGATCGGACTGGGCAGCTGGGTGGTTGACTGGCTGGGCAATCCGAAGTACGCCATGCTTTCGATTATTTTGTCCACGGTCTGGAAGGGCGCAGGCTATTACATGATTATTTATCTGGCCGGGCTGCAGGGCATTCCGCCTGAGCTGAATGAAGCGGCAAGCATAGACGGGGCAAACGGCTTCCAGCAGTTCCGCCATATCACCTTCCCGCTGCTTGCGGGTTCAATGACAGTATGTATGGTACTGGCGATGATCAGCGCGCTGAAGATTTTTGACCAGATTGCCGTCATGACGGACGGCGGGCCTGGCTTTGAGACCGAGACATTAACCTATATTATTTATAAAGTCGGCTTCGGGGAGCTGCGGCAGGGCTTTGGTACGGCGCTGGCGATGGTGCTGTTCCTGATCATTATGCTGATAACGGTCATACAAGTAAAATTCCTCCGGAAACGGGAGGTGCAGATGTAG
- a CDS encoding RCC1 domain-containing protein, whose translation MIIRQAWPSLAAGYRHSAGLKADGTVIAAGDNKYGQCNVGGWRDIVAVAAGNAHTGNAHTVGLRADGTVTAAGWNKHGQCEVSGWSGIVAVAAGWRRTLGLKADGTVVAAGRNLEGECNVDSWQDIVAVAAGDWHSAGLKAGGSLIMTGNNRYGQCNVSSWSGVVAVAAGYLHTAGLLSDGTVVAAGRNKEGQCEVGSWRGAVAVSAGSHHTVGLNKDGTVTAAGWNKHGECEVSGWYDIVAVAAGCAHTLGLKSDGTLVTAGSNEYGQGEVSGWYGIRLPGH comes from the coding sequence ATGATTATCAGGCAAGCCTGGCCTTCCCTGGCGGCGGGTTATCGTCATTCGGCCGGACTGAAGGCCGACGGAACGGTGATTGCTGCCGGAGATAATAAATACGGCCAATGTAATGTGGGCGGCTGGCGCGATATTGTAGCGGTAGCCGCAGGCAATGCGCATACCGGCAATGCCCATACCGTCGGGCTAAGGGCAGACGGCACTGTTACGGCCGCAGGCTGGAACAAGCACGGCCAATGCGAGGTGAGCGGCTGGAGCGGAATCGTTGCGGTAGCCGCAGGCTGGCGCCGTACGCTCGGCCTGAAGGCGGATGGCACCGTGGTAGCTGCGGGCCGGAATCTGGAAGGCGAATGCAATGTGGACAGCTGGCAGGATATCGTGGCTGTGGCGGCAGGAGATTGGCATTCAGCCGGACTGAAGGCTGGCGGCAGCTTAATCATGACAGGCAATAACCGGTATGGCCAATGTAATGTGAGCAGCTGGAGCGGCGTCGTAGCAGTAGCTGCAGGATATCTTCATACCGCAGGGCTACTGTCTGACGGCACGGTGGTAGCCGCAGGACGGAATAAAGAGGGCCAATGCGAGGTGGGCAGCTGGCGCGGGGCCGTGGCGGTCTCGGCAGGCAGTCATCATACTGTCGGTCTTAACAAGGACGGCACTGTAACCGCTGCGGGCTGGAATAAGCATGGCGAGTGCGAGGTAAGCGGCTGGTACGATATAGTAGCTGTAGCCGCAGGCTGCGCCCACACCCTTGGCCTTAAGTCAGACGGAACACTGGTTACTGCTGGCAGTAATGAATATGGACAAGGTGAAGTAAGCGGGTGGTACGGTATCCGGCTGCCCGGCCATTAA